One genomic window of Carassius auratus strain Wakin unplaced genomic scaffold, ASM336829v1 scaf_tig00010005, whole genome shotgun sequence includes the following:
- the LOC113072728 gene encoding major histocompatibility complex class I-related gene protein-like, protein MCKDIFSTHFQTKSMLCKRTRFHILIFSLILSLPSTSYGSHSLSLLSTYIQGITEFPKFSYITTLDDITVGYYNSEIYIPKGNMTNEDDVIESGYIKGISDYMYKSFMRRSALLKNYSQTESLCVYQTVVVCELLELDNPGKMIIKDAAGGCTTDELSYFNNIFTYTVTVNVTQEVLKPHLEESKQEFAKIFYPICITTLRNYLKKRGGQVNRRITPNFRLTKKTNSDSGRSRVSCLASGFYPRHINLILFRDGQPVSDHEITGGDLLPNADGTYQMRKSLEISAADKHKYTCSVTHLTLDVTLESVSSEPFKSAILSVLIVFGLLFGTGIVI, encoded by the exons ATGTGCAAGGACAttttttcaacacattttcagACTAAAAGCATGCTGTGCAAACGGACAAGATTTCATATCCTCATCTTTTCACTTATACTTTCACTTCCATCCACATCATATG GTTCTCACTCTTTGTCATTGCTTTCAACTTATATTCAAGGAATAACAGAATTTCCTAAATTTAGTTACATAACAACTCTGGATGACATCACAGTTGGATACTATAATTCAGAGATTTATATTCCAAAAGGGAATATGACAAATGAGGATGATGTGATTGAGTCAGGTTATATAAAGGGTATAAGTGACTATATGTATAAGTCCTTCATGAGACGATCTGCACTGTTGAAAAACTACAGCCAAACTGAGA GTCTTTGTGTCTATCAGACTGTAGTTGTCTGTGAGCTGTTGGAACTGGACAATCCTGGAAAGATGATTATTAAAGATGCTGCTGGTGGCTGCACCACAGATGAGCTGTCTTACTTTAACAACATATTTACTTATACTGTCACTGTAAATGTTACACAAGAAGTGCTGAAACCTCACCTGGAAGAATCCAAGCAGGAATTTGCAAAGATCTTTTACCCAATTTGCATAACAACTCTCAGGAATTACCTCAAAAAGAGAGGAGGTCAAGTGAACAGAAGGA tTACACCCAATTTCAGGCTCACCAAGAAAACAAACTCAGATTCTGGAAGGTCTCGTGTGAGTTGTCTGGCATCAGGATTTTACCCTCGTCACATCAACCTGATCCTGTTCAGAGATGGGCAGCCTGTATCTGATCATGAGATCACTGGAGGAGATCTGCTGCCCAATGCTGACGGGACGTACCAGATGAGGAAGAGTCTGGAGATCAGTGCTGcagacaaacacaaatacacctGCTCTGTCACACACCTCACTCTGGACGTCACTTTGG AATCTGTTTCCAGTGAACCATTTAAATCAGCAATTCTCTCAGTGCTGATAGTTTTTGGTCTGTTGTTTGGGACTGGAATCGTTATATAA
- the LOC113072733 gene encoding uncharacterized protein LOC113072733 — protein sequence MNTACAFVLFLLLLVSVSAGSHTLTGLATYIRENAFSASLMLDDITVGYYDSETKIYVARGNTTNEDDVIDPNIVRTVDENVLNHFQKISRRLRPVNETESYEVHQVVTFCEQSDNNLGQITTKTAYQGSTFDELHFFDGKFTYQLFSNYTEPEKIRNLERSKSRLENFYYPACIKMLKNYLKTRETQLNRKVKPLVRLIQKANSDSGGSRVSCLSSGFYPRHINLTLFRDGQPVSDHEITGGDRLPNADGTYQMRKSLEISAADKHKYTCSVTHLSLDNTLDNTLDFSEPFKSVILSVLIVLALVLVFGTGVVIYIYIRRKRRAAPKEHVETWYYDSETKIYVARGNTTNEEDVIDPSTIKDVGENVLNHFIERSRRLRPVNETESYVVHQVVTFCEQSDNNLGQITTKTAYQGSTFDELHFFDGKFTYQLFSNYTGPEKIRNLERSKSRLENFYYPACIKMLKNYLKTRETQLNRKVKPLVRLIQKANSDSGGSRVSCLASGFYPRHINLTLFRDGQPVSDHEITGGDLLPNADGTYQMRKSLEISAADKHKYTCSVTHLTLDNTLDVTLDFSESKNQSVILSVLIVLALVLVFGTGVIIYIRRKRRADSSRSDYSAAPPEEHTETTA from the exons ATGAACACAGCCTGTGCCTTTGTGCTTTTCCTTTTGCTCTTGGTCTCTGTTTCAGCAG GTTCTCATACTTTGACGGGGCTTGCAACATACATTAGAGAAAACGCATTTAGTGCTTCATTGATGTTGGATGACATCACTGTAGGATATTATGATTCAGAAACAAAGATCTATGTTGCAAGAGGAAATACTACAAACGAAGATGATGTCATAGATCCAAATATCGTCAGGACTGTAGATGAAAATGTgcttaatcattttcaaaaaatatcaCGTCGCCTGAGACCTGTCAACGAAACCGAAA GTTATGAAGTTCATCAGGTGGTGACGTTTTGTGAACAGAGTGACAATAACCTTGGACAAATAACCACCAAAACCGCTTATCAAGGCTCTACATTTGATGAGCTGCATTTTTTCGATGGCAAATTCACATATCAGCTATTTTCAAATTACACTGAACCAGAAAAAATACGGAATCTAGAACGGTCCAAGTCACGTCTTGAGAATTTCTATTACCCAGCCTGTATAAAAATGCTGAAGAATTACCTTAAAACGAGAGAAACTCAACTAAACAGAAAAG TGAAACCGCTAGTCAGACTCATTCAGAAAGCAAACTCAGATTCTGGAGGGTCTCGTGTGAGTTGTTTGTCATCAGGATTTTACCCTCGTCACATCAACCTGACCCTGTTCAGAGATGGACAGCCTGTATCTGATCATGAGATCACTGGAGGAGATCGGCTGCCCAATGCTGACGGGACGTACCAGATGAGGAAGAGTCTGGAGATCAGTGCTGcagacaaacacaaatacacctGCTCTGTCACACACCTCAGTCTGGACAACACACTGGACAACACTTTGG atTTCAGTGAACCGTTTAAATCAGTGATCCTCTCAGTGCTGATAGTTTTGGCTCTGGTGTTGGTGTTTGGGACTGGAgtcgtcatatatatatatataaggaggaAGAGACGAGCAG caCCCAAAGAACACGTTGAAACATG GTATTATGATTCAGAAACAAAGATCTATGTTGCAAGAGGAAATACTACAAACGAAGAGGATGTCATAGATCCAAGTACCATCAAGGATGTAGGTGAAAATGTGCTTAATCATTTCATAGAAAGATCACGTCGCCTGAGACCTGTCAACGAAACCGAAA GTTATGTAGTTCATCAGGTGGTGACGTTTTGTGAACAGAGTGACAATAACCTTGGACAAATAACCACCAAAACCGCTTATCAAGGCTCTACATTTGATGAACTGCATTTTTTCGATGGCAAGTTCACATATCAGCTATTTTCAAATTACACGGGACCAGAAAAAATACGGAATCTAGAACGGTCCAAGTCACGTCTTGAGAATTTCTATTACCCAGCCTGTATAAAAATGCTGAAGAATTACCTTAAAACAAGAGAAACTCAATTAAACAGAAAAG TGAAACCGCTAGTCAGACTCATTCAGAAAGCAAACTCAGATTCTGGAGGGTCTCGTGTGAGTTGTCTGGCATCAGGGTTTTACCCTCGTCACATCAACCTGACCCTGTTCAGAGATGGGCAGCCTGTATCTGATCATGAGATCACTGGAGGAGATCTGCTGCCCAATGCTGACGGGACGTACCAGATGAGGAAGAGTCTGGAGATCAGTGCTGcagacaaacacaaatacacctGCTCTGTCACACACCTCACTCTGGACAACACACTGGACGTCACTTTGG atttcagTGAATCAAAGAATCAATCAGTGATCCTCTCAGTGCTGATAGTTTTGGCTCTGGTGTTGGTGTTTGGCACTGGAGTCATCATATATATAAGGAGGAAGAGACGAGCAG ATTCATCCAGAAGTGATTATTCTGCTGCTC cacCTGAAGAACACACTGAAACAACAgcgtaa